Genomic DNA from Deltaproteobacteria bacterium PRO3:
CCGGCTACATGACGCCGCTTTGGAAGGCCGTGGAATTTCTAGGGGCCGTTCTTCTCCTGCTGAACCTCTGGGTTCCCTTCGCCCTGGTCCTGCTGGCGCCGGTCTTGGTCAATATTTTTTGTTTTCATCTCTTCCTGGCGCGGAAGGGCCTGCCGCTGGCCGCGGCGCTTCTGGGCTGCGAGGGAATCCTGGCATG
This window encodes:
- a CDS encoding DoxX protein, which codes for MTTDSPSIVLCRWFLAFLLLVFGANGILRFLPVPQLPPRAEAFRRALSETGYMTPLWKAVEFLGAVLLLLNLWVPFALVLLAPVLVNIFCFHLFLARKGLPLAAALLGCEGILAWRHRDAFAALFGA